Proteins encoded within one genomic window of Episyrphus balteatus chromosome 1, idEpiBalt1.1, whole genome shotgun sequence:
- the LOC129906709 gene encoding uncharacterized protein LOC129906709, which translates to MAPINRQLATTATRSTTNLTTKTIIESVAAESSSNSKQPNSHHQCRPKRNSKFSLSSSSLLVLMMYAALSGQLMADCPNLCECKWKSGKESVLCLNANLSHVPQRLDAGTQVLDLTGNEITSIPHDTFANANLLNLQKVFMAKCRLRTIERFAFRKLSNLVELDLSYNQLTAVPSQSFESIPELREIKLTGNPIYRVAAEAFVRVPQLVRLELSDCKIGVVESRAFAGLEVTLEWLKLDGNRLNDIRSSTLTVLSNLHGLELARNQWNCSCALRPLRSWMLRENIPYGIPPICRAPPRLAGKTWDKIDLDDFACVPQIIATDTTAHGVEGRNVTMSCYVEGVPEPNVRWMVKNRVIANLSGESSPRTSATTQGRKMYVVNLLRNASNLTILTADMQDAGIYTCAAENKAGKVEASVTLAVSRRPPEAPLGVKIILVCILIALLFVVGSSFAAICFCSLRKRRKMRLWNTPAARTESYEKIEMSGRGNNKPSHDMRQFRLSQSTGDSNGGGGGDENGWLGRHIENGGIALVNTTADARRNGEYRNVPTDDDGTGYEDSDNNGCTSFSLPLHQGGPSSRKDVSGGGGGGSGNTQRWMGVTLKSSPQEVRRKNSLGADTDADLHIPRLIDISSVPETVASSISSQVDAAARLSAGYTWSGKKTSPLLAKPSNVATTYIGDDVNSSVFCSSRTPDVDFFDSKYPDLLDMSKYTNITSTLPTSSIVSTTSAIGGGLCTLPRKLKNTGKYFKNSSDSQSPLLADNSSKYGSSTLGDATYLGDFALGRRFSAESCSNYTGVRTTSQRSNSYLNLVQSSKAGGGGLPPPVSTHRRNPSLPSSPVHEASSTAHHQRSFSSAATPLLDFSSLTSRSGGVPPPPLPPSTSTVTAYDYHAAQLERFLEEYRNLQDQLCKMKETCDTIRKKEAPLRGSMGHSAQFADPVMYNAALANSPLGGDCLTPPNPKTAMLKNKAVLPGQPPEPPPYWLHRNVMLKRLNDSQTDIFKS; encoded by the exons ATGGCCCCAATAAATCGTCAATTAGCCACAACAGCCACAAGAAGTACCACCAATCTAACCACCAAAACAATAATAGAATCAGTAGCAGCAGAATCATCGTCGAACTCGAAACAACCAAACAGCCATCACCAGTGTAGACCAAAGAGGAATTCAAAATTTAGCCTAAGCTCCTCGTCGCTCCTCGTCCTAATGATGTACGCTGCCCTCTCTGGCCAATTAATGGCCGACTGCCCCAACCTGTGCGAGTGCAAGTGGAAAAGCGGCAAAGAGTCCGTTCTGTGCCTTAATGCGAATCTCTCTCATGTCCCGCAACGCCTTGACGCCGGCACCCAAGTGCTCGACCTCACTGGCAACGAAATCACCAGCATCCCACACGACACATTCGCCAATGCCAATCTCCTCAACCTGCAAAAGGTATTCATGGCCAAGTGCCGTTTGCGAACCATCGAACGGTTTGCGTTCCGCAAACTGAGCAATCTCGTCGAACTCGACCTGAGCTACAACCAGCTAACGGCTGTGCCGTCACAGTCTTTCGAATCCATTCCCGAGCTGAGGGAAATAAAACTAACTGGCAATCCAATTTACCGTGTGGCGGCCGAGGCCTTTGTCCGAGTGCCGCAATTAGTGAGACTGGAACTGAGTGATTGTAAGATAGGTGTGGTCGAGTCGAGGGCATTTGCCGGTCTCGAGGTGACCCTGGAATGGCTCAAATTGGATGGCAATCGACTGAATGACATACGTTCGAGTACGTTGACAGTGCTGAGCAATTTGCATGGCCTTGAATTGGCCCGAAATCAGTGGAATTGCTCGTGTGCCCTTCGACCTCTGAGGTCGTGGATGTTGCGCGAGAATATACCCTATGGGATACCACCCATCTGCAGGGCACCGCCCAGGTTGGCCGGGAAGACTTGGGACAAGATTGATTTGGATGATTTTGCGTGTGTGCCACAGATAATAGCAACAGACACTACAGCGCATGGGGTCGAAGGGCGTAATGTGACAATGAGTTGTTATGTTGAGGGTGTACCGGAGCCAAATGTACGATGGATGGTCAAGAATAGG gtAATTGCAAACCTCTCTGGAGAATCATCACCACGAACATCCGCCACTACCCAAGGACGCAAAATGTATGTAGTCAATCTACTGCGGAATGCCTCCAATTTGACAATCCTAACCGCCGACATGCAGGATGCTGGCATTTACACGTGCGCTGCTGAAAACAAAGCTGGAAAGGTGGAAGCTAGTGTCACATTGGCAGTGTCACGTCGGCCGCCCGAGGCGCCACTCGGTGTAAAAATCATCCTGGTGTGCATCCTGATTGCTTTGCTCTTTGTCGTGGGTTCATCGTTCGctgccatttgtttttgttcgttGAGGAAACGACGGAAGATGCGTCTGTGGAATACGCCAGCGGCTCGTACGGAGAGTTATGAGAAAATCGAAATGAGTGGCCGTGGTAACAATAAGCCATCACATGATATGAGACAGTTCCGTTTGTCACAGAGTACAGGAGACAGCAATGGCGGCGGTGGTGGTGATGAAAATGGTTGGCTGGGTCGACATATTGAGAATGGTGGGATTGCACTTGTGAATACAACGGCCGATGCAAGACGGAATGGAGAGTACCGAAACGTGCCGACTGATGACGATGGTACCGGATATGAGGATAGTGACAATAATGGATGTACGAGTTTTAGTTTGCCACTGCATCAAGGAGGACCATCGTCAAGGAAGGATGTTagcggtggtggtggtggtggttctGGGAATACACAACGATGGATGGGTGTGACGTTGAAGAGTAGTCCGCAAGAAGTTAGGCGGAAAAACTCTTTGGGAGCGGATACAGATGCTGATCTACACATACCAAGGCTTATTGATATAAG CTCTGTGCCAGAGACTGTAGCAAGTTCGATCTCAAGTCAAGTTGATGCAGCTGCACGCCTCTCAGCTGGCTACACATGGTCAGGTAAAAAAACCTCCCCTCTACTGGCAAAACCTTCAAACGTTGCAACGACTTACATTGGAGACGATGTCAACTCTTCTGTATTCTGTTCCTCACGAACGCCCGACGTAGATTTCTTCGACAGCAAGTATCCAGATCTCCTGGATATGTCAAAATACACCAATATCACATCGACACTGCCTACTTCGTCAATAGTAAGTACAACGAGTGCAATTGGTGGTGGCTTATGCACGTTACCAAGAAAGCTGAAAAATACGGGCAAGTACTTTAAAAATTCCTCCGATAGTCAGTCGCCATTGTTGGCTGATAATTCTAGCAAATATGGCAGCAGTACACTAGGCGATGCAACGTATCTTGGTGACTTTGCTCTAGGACGAAGGTTCTCTGCGGAGTCATGTTCGAATTACACAGGTGTTCGAACAACCAGTCAACGATCTAACAGCTATCTCAATCTCGTACAAAGTTCCAAGGCAGGTGGAGGAGGTCTACCACCACCGGTTAGTACTCATCGACGTAATCCCAGCCTGCCTTCGTCACCTGTACACGAGGCTTCGAGTACAGCTCATCATCAAAGATCGTTTAGTTCAGCGGCAACGCCACTTCTCGACTTTAGTAGCCTAACAAGTCGATCTGGGGGCGTGCCACCACCGCCGCTGCCACCATCAACCTCAACTGTGACAGCCTACGACTACCATGCGGCACAGCTGGAACGATTCCTGGAAGAATATCGAAATCTTCAGGACCAGTTGTGTAAAATGAAAGAAACCTGTGACACGATTCGAAAGAAGGAAGCACCCCTCCGAGGATCTATGGGTCATTCGGCACAATTTGCCGACCCAGTGATGTATAATGCTGCTTTAGCTAATAGCCCATTGGGTGGTGATTGTTTAACCCCGCCAAATCCTAAGACTGCAATGCTTAAGAATAAAGCAGTTTTACCGGGTCAGCCACCAGAACCGCCACCATATTGGCTCCATCGAAATGTTATGTTGAAACGATTAAATGACTCACAAACTGATATATTCAAAAGCTAA
- the LOC129906712 gene encoding adult cuticle protein 1-like: MKFAIFVTVVFALATVAQSSVIPVIAVGGPGSIAVQASAVHGPHAAVAVQTIPHIVAVPAAVAVAPVVAGQATYVAQNRGVVHVAPLDGHVQSAVSLNLQAAPGTV; this comes from the exons ATGAAA TTTGCCATTTTCGTCACAGTCGTGTTTGCCTTGGCCACAGTTGCTCAGTCCTCTGTTATTCCTGTTATTGCTGTAGGTGGCCCTGGATCTATTGCTGTTCAAGCTTCTGCTGTACATGGACCTCATGCAGCAGTTGCGGTTCAAACTATTCCTCATATTGTTGCTGTTCCAGCTGCAGTAGCTGTTGCTCCAGTTGTTGCTGGTCAAGCAACATATGTGGCCCAGAATCGAGGCGTTGTCCATGTTGCCCCATTGGATGGGCATGTTCAATCGGCTGTATCTCTTAACCTTCAAGCAGCTCCAGGAACAGTTTGA